The Mycolicibacterium boenickei genome has a segment encoding these proteins:
- the mfd gene encoding transcription-repair coupling factor, which yields MTAPGHNHVQTPIAGLVELALTDPSLQDVLRRAADRPADLALVGPASARVLVAAGLAQQGPLLVVAATGREADDLTAELRGVVGDAVALFPSWETLPHERLSPGVETVAARLLLLRRLAHPEDATLGSPLRVVVTTTRSLLQPMAPDVVDTEPVTLTVGAEAEFEAVIARLVDLAYTRVDMVGKRGEFAVRGGILDLFPPTAEHPVRVEFWGDEISEMRMFSIADQRSIPEIPVQHVVAVPCRELLMTADVRERAAVLAAEHPTHENSVPGSVPDMLAKLAEGIPVDGMEALLPLLHPVQPTTLTHHLPEGAPVLVCDPEKVRTRAADLIKTGQEFLEASWSTAAVGGDAPIDIEALGASGFVPFEQAREDAVAGGHPWWTLSQLPDGKATELDLRPAPSARSQQSLEEIFAMLRAHVATGGYAAVVTPGTGTAHRVVEQLGDSDTPAGMLEPGEAPKAGVVGVLRGPLHDGLILPGANLVIITETDLTGNRVTASEGKKLAAKRRNVVDPLALTAGDLVVHDQHGIGKFVEMTERVVGGARREYLVLEYASSKRGGGSDRLYVPMDSLDQLSRYVGGEAPSLSKLGGSDWASTKTKARKAVREIASELVALYAKRQSAPGHAFGPDTPWQNEMEDAFGFTETMDQLTAITEVKSDMEKPVPMDRVICGDVGYGKTEIAVRAAFKAVQDGKQVAVLVPTTLLADQHLQTFTNRMAGFPVTVKGLSRFTDPAESRATMEGMKDGSVDVVIGTHRLLQTGVMWKDLGLIIVDEEQRFGVEHKEHIKSMRTHVDVLTMSATPIPRTLEMSLAGIREMSTILTPPEERYPVLTYVGPHDDKQVAAALRRELLRDGQAFYIHNRVRTIDQAAARIRQLVPEARVVVAHGQMNEETLEKTVEGFWNREYDILVCTTIVETGLDISNANTLIVERADTFGLSQLHQLRGRVGRSRERGYAYFLYPPNSPLTETAYDRLATIAQNNELGAGMAVAMKDLEIRGAGNVLGVEQSGHVAGVGFDLYVRLVGEAVEAYRAAADGKTVATPEEPKEVRVDLPVDAHLPPEYIGSDRLRLEGYRRLAAATDEEAVRAVVDELVDRYGPLPEPAQRLVAVARLRLLCREYGITEIGAVSASTVKLSPMVLPDSAQLRLKRMYPGGHYRATTSVVQVPLPRAGDGVGAPRIRDLELVQWVAGLVLVLNGQTQSTFDVTAGLNSPD from the coding sequence ATGACCGCACCGGGGCACAACCATGTCCAGACCCCGATTGCGGGTCTCGTCGAGCTGGCATTGACCGATCCGTCCCTGCAGGACGTCCTTCGCCGTGCCGCCGACCGGCCCGCCGATCTCGCGCTCGTCGGGCCGGCCAGTGCCCGCGTGCTGGTGGCCGCCGGGCTGGCCCAGCAGGGTCCGTTGCTGGTGGTCGCCGCCACCGGCCGGGAGGCCGACGATCTGACCGCCGAGCTGCGCGGGGTTGTCGGCGACGCCGTCGCCCTCTTCCCGTCCTGGGAGACGCTGCCGCACGAGCGGCTGTCCCCGGGTGTGGAGACCGTCGCGGCCCGGTTGTTGCTGTTGCGCAGGCTGGCCCATCCCGAGGACGCGACACTGGGTTCGCCGCTACGCGTGGTGGTCACCACCACGCGCTCGCTGCTGCAGCCGATGGCTCCCGACGTCGTCGATACCGAACCGGTGACCCTCACCGTCGGTGCCGAGGCCGAGTTCGAAGCGGTCATCGCCCGGCTGGTCGACCTGGCCTACACCCGCGTCGACATGGTCGGCAAACGTGGAGAGTTCGCCGTGCGCGGCGGCATCCTCGACCTGTTCCCGCCGACCGCCGAGCATCCGGTGCGCGTCGAGTTCTGGGGCGACGAGATCTCCGAGATGCGGATGTTCTCGATCGCCGACCAGCGCTCGATTCCCGAGATCCCGGTGCAGCACGTGGTCGCCGTGCCGTGCCGTGAACTGCTGATGACCGCCGATGTGCGTGAGCGCGCGGCGGTGCTCGCCGCCGAGCACCCCACCCATGAGAACAGCGTGCCCGGCAGCGTGCCCGACATGCTGGCCAAGCTCGCCGAGGGCATCCCGGTCGACGGCATGGAGGCGCTGCTGCCGCTGCTGCACCCCGTGCAGCCGACGACGCTGACGCACCACCTGCCCGAGGGCGCCCCGGTGCTGGTGTGCGACCCGGAGAAGGTGCGGACCCGGGCCGCCGACCTGATCAAGACCGGGCAGGAGTTCCTCGAGGCCTCGTGGTCGACGGCCGCGGTCGGCGGTGATGCGCCCATCGACATCGAGGCGCTGGGCGCGTCCGGATTCGTCCCGTTCGAGCAGGCGCGCGAAGACGCCGTGGCCGGCGGGCATCCGTGGTGGACGTTGAGCCAGCTGCCCGACGGGAAGGCCACCGAACTCGATCTGCGGCCCGCGCCTTCGGCCCGCAGTCAGCAGAGCCTCGAAGAGATCTTCGCCATGCTGCGGGCTCACGTGGCCACCGGCGGATACGCCGCGGTGGTCACCCCGGGCACCGGCACAGCCCACCGCGTGGTGGAGCAGCTGGGTGATTCCGATACGCCCGCAGGGATGTTGGAGCCCGGCGAGGCGCCCAAGGCCGGTGTGGTCGGGGTGCTCAGGGGGCCGTTGCACGACGGCCTGATCCTGCCCGGCGCCAACCTCGTCATCATCACCGAGACCGATCTGACCGGTAACCGGGTGACGGCCTCAGAGGGCAAAAAGCTTGCGGCCAAACGCCGTAACGTCGTCGATCCGCTGGCACTGACCGCCGGCGACCTCGTCGTGCACGATCAGCACGGCATCGGCAAGTTCGTCGAGATGACCGAGCGCGTGGTGGGCGGAGCCCGGCGCGAGTACCTGGTGCTGGAGTACGCGTCGTCCAAACGCGGTGGCGGATCGGACCGGCTGTATGTGCCGATGGATTCGCTGGATCAGCTGTCGCGGTACGTCGGCGGCGAGGCGCCGTCGCTGTCCAAGCTCGGCGGAAGCGACTGGGCCAGTACGAAAACCAAGGCCCGCAAGGCTGTTCGGGAGATCGCCAGTGAACTGGTGGCGCTGTACGCCAAACGGCAATCGGCGCCCGGGCATGCGTTCGGCCCTGACACTCCATGGCAGAACGAGATGGAGGACGCGTTCGGCTTCACCGAGACCATGGACCAGCTGACCGCGATCACCGAGGTCAAATCCGATATGGAGAAGCCGGTTCCGATGGACCGGGTGATCTGCGGCGACGTGGGTTACGGCAAGACCGAGATCGCGGTGCGCGCGGCGTTCAAGGCCGTGCAGGACGGCAAACAGGTGGCGGTGCTGGTGCCGACGACGCTGCTGGCCGATCAGCATCTGCAGACCTTCACCAACCGGATGGCGGGGTTCCCGGTGACCGTCAAGGGATTGTCGCGGTTCACCGATCCGGCCGAGTCGCGCGCCACCATGGAAGGAATGAAGGACGGGTCGGTCGACGTGGTGATCGGCACGCACCGCCTGCTGCAGACCGGGGTGATGTGGAAAGACCTGGGCCTCATCATCGTTGACGAGGAACAGCGGTTCGGTGTCGAGCACAAAGAGCACATCAAGTCGATGCGCACCCACGTCGACGTGCTCACCATGAGCGCCACCCCGATCCCGCGCACCCTGGAGATGAGCCTGGCGGGCATCCGCGAGATGTCGACCATCCTCACCCCGCCCGAGGAGCGCTACCCGGTGCTGACCTACGTGGGTCCGCACGACGACAAGCAGGTGGCCGCCGCGCTGCGCCGTGAGCTGCTGCGCGACGGGCAGGCGTTCTACATCCACAACCGGGTGCGCACCATCGATCAGGCCGCGGCGCGGATCCGTCAGCTGGTGCCCGAGGCGCGGGTCGTCGTCGCGCACGGGCAGATGAACGAGGAGACGCTGGAGAAGACCGTCGAGGGCTTCTGGAACCGTGAGTACGACATCCTCGTGTGCACCACCATCGTCGAGACCGGGCTGGACATCTCGAACGCCAACACGCTGATCGTCGAGCGGGCCGACACCTTCGGGTTGTCCCAGCTCCACCAGTTGCGTGGCCGCGTGGGCCGCAGCCGCGAGCGTGGCTACGCCTACTTCCTGTACCCGCCCAATTCGCCGCTGACCGAGACCGCATACGACCGGCTGGCCACCATCGCGCAGAACAACGAGCTGGGTGCCGGTATGGCCGTGGCGATGAAGGACCTGGAGATCCGCGGCGCGGGCAACGTGTTGGGTGTCGAGCAGTCCGGTCACGTGGCAGGAGTTGGCTTCGACCTCTACGTGCGGCTGGTCGGCGAGGCCGTCGAGGCCTACCGGGCCGCGGCTGACGGGAAAACCGTTGCCACACCGGAGGAGCCGAAGGAGGTGCGGGTCGATCTGCCGGTCGACGCACACCTGCCGCCGGAGTACATCGGCAGTGACCGGCTGCGGCTGGAGGGCTACCGGCGGCTCGCGGCGGCCACGGACGAGGAGGCCGTGCGGGCGGTCGTGGATGAGCTCGTCGACCGTTACGGCCCGTTGCCCGAGCCTGCTCAACGTCTGGTTGCGGTGGCCCGGTTGAGGCTGCTGTGCCGCGAGTACGGGATCACCGAGATCGGTGCGGTGTCGGCCTCCACGGTGAAGCTGTCTCCGATGGTGCTGCCGGACTCCGCCCAGTTGCGGCTCAAGCGGATGTACCCGGGCGGGCACTATCGGGCCACCACCTCGGTGGTCCAGGTCCCGTTGCCGCGTGCCGGTGACGGTGTCGGTGCGCCGCGTATTCGTGATCTTGAATTGGTGCAGTGGGTGGCCGGATTGGTGCTGGTGCTCAACGGACAAACACAGAGCACCTTCGACGTCACCGCCGGACTGAATTCCCCAGATTAA
- a CDS encoding nucleoside triphosphate pyrophosphohydrolase, translated as MTVVLVDPRRPALIPVEAIEFLTGDVQYTEEMPIKVPWTLPAARPIYGDDEGNPAPVLLSSDPEHPAVKARLAAGDRLIAAPRAQAGERIVDAVAMMDKLRTDGPWESEQTHDSLRRYLLEETYELFDAVRGGNADELREELGDVLLQVLFHARIAEDAPVHPFNIDDVADSLVRKLGNRVPAVLAGESISLDEQLAQWEERKAQEQKVKARGSSMDDVPTGQPALALAQKVLARVAQAGLPADLVPAELTSVEVSADVDAENDLRSAVLEFMDTVRVVESDVAAGRRGEDVPEELDATPLGSITEDEWRAYWPDAVVEPEFLEHDEVDEEDSEDEEPDEDDEDDDAGDEPGRS; from the coding sequence ATGACCGTGGTACTCGTCGATCCCCGCCGCCCCGCATTGATCCCGGTGGAAGCGATCGAGTTCCTGACCGGCGATGTGCAGTACACCGAGGAAATGCCGATCAAGGTGCCGTGGACGTTGCCCGCGGCGCGGCCCATCTACGGCGACGACGAAGGCAACCCGGCGCCCGTGTTGCTGTCGTCCGATCCCGAGCATCCGGCGGTCAAGGCCCGTCTGGCGGCCGGGGACCGCTTGATCGCGGCTCCCAGGGCACAGGCGGGGGAGCGCATCGTGGACGCCGTGGCGATGATGGACAAGCTGCGCACCGACGGGCCGTGGGAGAGCGAGCAGACGCACGATTCGTTGCGGCGTTACCTGCTTGAGGAGACCTACGAGCTGTTCGACGCGGTGCGCGGCGGCAACGCCGACGAGCTGCGCGAGGAGCTCGGTGATGTGCTGCTGCAGGTGCTGTTCCACGCCCGCATCGCCGAGGACGCGCCCGTACACCCGTTCAACATCGACGACGTCGCCGATTCGCTGGTCCGCAAGCTCGGCAACCGCGTGCCGGCAGTGCTTGCCGGAGAATCGATCTCACTGGACGAGCAGCTGGCACAGTGGGAGGAACGCAAGGCCCAGGAGCAGAAGGTGAAGGCCCGAGGTTCGTCGATGGATGACGTGCCCACCGGGCAGCCGGCTCTGGCGCTGGCGCAGAAGGTGCTCGCCCGGGTGGCTCAGGCTGGGCTGCCTGCCGATCTGGTGCCTGCCGAGCTGACCTCGGTGGAGGTCTCGGCCGATGTCGATGCCGAGAATGACCTGCGCAGTGCGGTTTTGGAGTTCATGGACACCGTTCGGGTGGTGGAGTCTGACGTCGCCGCGGGCCGCCGGGGCGAGGACGTGCCCGAGGAACTCGACGCGACGCCGCTGGGCTCGATCACCGAGGACGAGTGGCGGGCGTACTGGCCGGATGCGGTTGTGGAGCCGGAGTTTCTGGAGCACGACGAGGTTGACGAAGAGGACTCCGAGGACGAGGAGCCCGACGAGGACGACGAGGACGACGATGCCGGGGACGAGCCGGGGCGCTCGTAA
- a CDS encoding serine hydrolase family protein, which produces MRVLRIAVVVLVLTLGIAAPQATAECAATGCDLRSRIAAADAYLATRPGTVGFVLRDRVAGARYANANANAMIWTASTIKLAMVVDLLTRERAGALRLSGNDRQLMVNMLRNSDNDAADALWTRYGGPDHKAFNAGFPRYGMADLRPQPGFGDIFPYWGFQKSTTNDLDRLMNYTLTQLNPADASAVVSEMQKVGGDQQWGVWGAGPSMSPGNKNGWSQEQGGWVINSVGFAGPNQRYTLAIMNGLNGQGGYDEGVATTTRLSQILLSPKG; this is translated from the coding sequence ATGCGGGTACTGCGGATCGCGGTCGTCGTCCTCGTGCTCACTCTGGGAATCGCGGCCCCGCAGGCCACTGCCGAATGCGCGGCCACCGGGTGTGACCTGCGCTCGCGCATCGCCGCCGCGGACGCCTACCTCGCGACGCGGCCCGGCACCGTCGGCTTTGTGTTGCGCGATCGCGTCGCGGGCGCGCGGTACGCCAATGCCAATGCGAACGCCATGATCTGGACCGCCTCCACCATCAAGCTGGCGATGGTCGTCGACCTGCTGACCCGCGAACGGGCTGGCGCGCTGCGGCTGTCGGGCAACGACCGGCAGCTCATGGTGAACATGCTGCGCAACTCTGACAACGATGCCGCCGATGCGTTGTGGACCCGGTATGGCGGGCCGGATCACAAGGCGTTCAACGCGGGCTTCCCGCGGTACGGCATGGCCGACCTGCGCCCGCAGCCGGGATTCGGTGACATCTTCCCGTACTGGGGTTTCCAGAAATCCACCACCAACGACCTCGACCGGTTGATGAACTACACACTGACCCAACTGAATCCGGCCGATGCGTCTGCCGTGGTCTCCGAAATGCAGAAGGTCGGCGGGGACCAGCAGTGGGGCGTATGGGGCGCGGGCCCGTCGATGAGCCCCGGCAACAAGAACGGATGGTCGCAGGAGCAAGGTGGCTGGGTGATCAACTCGGTCGGCTTCGCCGGCCCCAACCAGCGCTACACGCTGGCCATCATGAACGGGCTCAACGGGCAGGGAGGTTACGACGAAGGAGTCGCAACCACCACCCGGCTCAGCCAGATCCTGCTCAGTCCCAAGGGCTGA
- the efeB gene encoding iron uptake transporter deferrochelatase/peroxidase subunit, whose amino-acid sequence MSSPSSDSPESTPGAEQSAGFSRRKLFGAAGVTAAVVGAAGAGALAGRASAASTPHGALQGPVPFRGDRQAGIITEAQDRMHFCSFDVTTDNRDDVIALLKQWTQMAERMTRGEETEVGGAVDGNPYAPPSDTGEALGLPASQLTLTIGFGPSFFRKDGKDRFGIADKQPAELKDLPKFPNETMDPARCGGDICVQACANDPQVAVHAIRNLARVGFGTVAVRYSQLGFGRTSSTTRDQATPRNLFGFKDGTNNLKSDQTDLLDKNVWVAEGDGPAWLTGGSYLITRRIRMRIENWDRTTLLEQERVIGRQKGSGAPNGLQQEFDELDFEITDGKGNPKIDVDAHVRLASAEHLGGIEILRRGYNFTDGSDGFGHLDAGLFFIAFVRSPEKQFIPMQRELGRKDALNEYITHTGTAIFACPPGLRDGDASGYWGSTLFE is encoded by the coding sequence GTGTCATCGCCAAGCAGTGATTCTCCGGAATCCACCCCGGGTGCCGAGCAGTCCGCCGGGTTCTCCCGGCGCAAGCTGTTCGGCGCCGCCGGGGTCACCGCAGCGGTAGTCGGTGCGGCCGGCGCCGGGGCGCTGGCCGGCCGGGCTTCTGCGGCCAGCACTCCGCACGGTGCCCTGCAGGGGCCGGTGCCCTTCCGCGGCGACCGGCAGGCCGGCATCATCACCGAGGCGCAGGACCGCATGCACTTCTGCTCCTTCGACGTCACCACCGACAACCGCGACGACGTCATCGCCCTGCTCAAGCAGTGGACCCAGATGGCCGAGCGGATGACGCGCGGCGAGGAGACCGAGGTCGGCGGCGCCGTGGACGGCAATCCGTATGCGCCGCCGTCGGATACCGGTGAGGCGCTGGGCCTGCCGGCCTCGCAGCTCACCCTGACCATCGGATTCGGGCCGTCGTTCTTCCGCAAGGACGGCAAGGACCGCTTCGGCATCGCCGACAAGCAGCCCGCCGAACTCAAGGACCTGCCGAAGTTCCCCAACGAGACCATGGATCCGGCCCGCTGCGGGGGCGATATCTGTGTGCAGGCATGTGCGAACGATCCGCAGGTCGCGGTGCACGCGATCCGTAACCTGGCCCGCGTCGGGTTCGGCACCGTCGCGGTGCGGTACTCGCAGCTGGGGTTCGGCCGTACCTCCTCGACCACCCGGGACCAGGCCACCCCACGAAACCTGTTCGGGTTCAAGGACGGAACCAACAACCTCAAGTCCGATCAGACCGACCTGCTCGACAAGAACGTCTGGGTGGCCGAGGGCGACGGGCCTGCCTGGCTCACCGGCGGCAGCTATCTGATCACCCGCCGCATCCGGATGCGCATCGAAAACTGGGACCGCACCACACTTCTGGAGCAGGAACGGGTGATCGGGCGGCAGAAGGGCAGCGGCGCCCCCAACGGACTGCAGCAGGAGTTCGACGAGCTCGATTTCGAGATCACCGACGGCAAGGGCAATCCGAAGATCGACGTGGACGCGCACGTGCGGCTGGCCTCGGCGGAGCACCTGGGCGGCATCGAGATCCTGCGCCGCGGTTACAACTTCACCGACGGCTCGGACGGATTCGGGCACCTGGATGCGGGCCTGTTCTTCATCGCGTTCGTGCGCAGCCCCGAAAAGCAATTCATCCCGATGCAGCGGGAACTGGGCCGCAAGGACGCGCTCAACGAGTACATCACCCACACCGGGACGGCCATCTTCGCCTGCCCGCCCGGGCTGCGTGACGGTGACGCGTCGGGATACTGGGGTTCGACGCTGTTCGAGTGA
- the efeO gene encoding iron uptake system protein EfeO encodes MKMTPAVKTGFAATAAVLAGISLSACQAKEADGGSASGDGAKGAQITVDASDTECKLSGTTATTGPSTFVVTNSGNKVTEFYVYGEGERVMGEVENISPGLKRQLIVQLTQPGTYQTSCRPGMVGEGIRGNFEVTGEAVKVDTEGKFKEAADSYKRYVNSQVDALVPAVEEFVAAVKAKDVAKAKALYPTSRVYWERIEPVAESFPNDLDPRVDLREADLEPGQKWTGFHALEKQLWVTGLQPDANALGDQLIADVKELQAGVKAPDWTIDSTQIAGGAQGLLDEIAMSKISGEEDIFSHTDLWDFRANVEGSQTAVASVRPILDERDAELGKRVDQRFADVEKLLEKYRDGDGFVSYDKVTEPQRQELSRAIDALSKEVSQVQGVIAKQ; translated from the coding sequence GTGAAGATGACCCCTGCCGTCAAGACCGGATTCGCGGCGACCGCCGCGGTGCTGGCCGGCATCTCGTTGAGTGCCTGCCAGGCCAAGGAGGCCGACGGCGGCAGTGCAAGCGGTGACGGCGCCAAGGGCGCTCAGATCACCGTCGACGCCTCCGACACCGAGTGCAAGCTGTCGGGCACCACCGCGACGACCGGGCCGAGCACGTTCGTCGTCACCAACAGCGGCAACAAGGTCACCGAGTTCTACGTCTACGGCGAGGGCGAGCGGGTGATGGGCGAGGTGGAGAACATCTCCCCCGGGCTCAAGCGCCAGCTGATCGTTCAGCTCACCCAGCCGGGCACCTACCAGACCTCGTGCCGCCCCGGCATGGTCGGTGAAGGCATCCGCGGCAACTTCGAGGTGACCGGTGAGGCCGTCAAGGTCGACACCGAGGGCAAGTTCAAGGAAGCCGCCGACAGTTACAAGCGGTACGTGAACAGCCAGGTCGACGCACTGGTGCCTGCGGTCGAGGAGTTCGTCGCCGCCGTCAAGGCCAAGGACGTCGCCAAGGCCAAGGCGCTCTACCCGACCTCGCGCGTGTACTGGGAGCGCATCGAGCCGGTCGCCGAATCCTTCCCCAACGACCTCGACCCGCGAGTCGACCTGCGCGAGGCCGACCTCGAGCCCGGGCAGAAGTGGACCGGGTTCCACGCCCTGGAGAAGCAGCTGTGGGTCACCGGCCTGCAGCCCGACGCCAACGCACTCGGCGACCAGTTGATCGCCGACGTCAAGGAATTGCAGGCCGGCGTCAAGGCACCGGACTGGACCATCGACTCCACCCAGATCGCCGGTGGCGCACAGGGTCTGCTCGACGAAATCGCGATGAGCAAGATCAGCGGCGAAGAGGACATCTTCAGCCACACCGACCTGTGGGACTTCCGGGCCAACGTCGAGGGCTCGCAGACCGCGGTGGCGTCCGTGCGACCGATCCTCGACGAGCGCGACGCCGAGTTGGGCAAGCGGGTGGACCAGCGGTTCGCCGATGTCGAGAAGTTGCTGGAGAAGTATCGTGACGGCGACGGATTCGTCTCCTACGACAAGGTGACCGAGCCGCAACGTCAGGAACTGTCGCGCGCCATCGACGCGCTGAGCAAAGAAGTGAGCCAGGTGCAAGGTGTCATCGCCAAGCAGTGA
- the efeU gene encoding iron uptake transporter permease EfeU yields MTAISDVPTSTLAASNVTSQVFGSGLIGLREGLEAAIVVSILVAFLVKSERRDALKWVWLGVGAAIAMTVTVFLVIQFGENTISGLGAEAIAGIASLIAVVIVTTMVLWMKRASASMSGELRSEMSQALQTGGLAVALLAFLAVGREGVETALFMVGYAEAETLWPLTGLIIGVLIAAAIAYGMYAGAVRINLAKFFKYTGIFLIVVAAGILAYGIKALQTVGWIPGLSAKAFDMSGAFDWSAWYGEIIQGVFNIDPTPTVLQFGAWLAYIVVVLALFLKPIRTPGAASAATSPETSSEPTVEPETSTASERSTK; encoded by the coding sequence ATGACTGCCATCTCGGACGTTCCGACCAGCACGCTGGCCGCGTCCAACGTCACGTCACAGGTGTTCGGCAGTGGCCTGATCGGTTTGCGGGAAGGTCTCGAAGCCGCCATCGTCGTGTCGATCCTGGTCGCGTTTCTGGTCAAATCCGAACGCCGGGACGCCCTCAAATGGGTGTGGCTCGGTGTCGGCGCCGCGATCGCCATGACCGTCACGGTCTTCCTGGTGATCCAGTTCGGCGAGAACACCATCAGCGGACTCGGCGCGGAAGCCATCGCCGGCATCGCCTCGCTGATCGCCGTCGTCATCGTCACCACCATGGTGCTGTGGATGAAACGGGCCTCGGCCTCGATGTCGGGCGAGCTGCGTAGCGAGATGTCGCAGGCGCTGCAGACGGGCGGCCTGGCGGTGGCGCTGCTGGCCTTCCTGGCGGTGGGCCGTGAAGGCGTGGAGACCGCGCTGTTCATGGTCGGCTACGCCGAGGCCGAGACGCTGTGGCCGCTGACGGGCCTGATCATCGGCGTGCTGATCGCCGCGGCGATCGCCTACGGCATGTATGCGGGCGCCGTCCGGATCAACCTCGCGAAGTTCTTCAAGTACACCGGCATCTTCCTGATCGTGGTGGCGGCCGGAATCCTCGCCTACGGCATCAAGGCACTGCAGACCGTGGGCTGGATCCCCGGGCTCAGCGCCAAGGCCTTCGACATGAGCGGTGCGTTCGACTGGTCTGCCTGGTACGGCGAGATCATCCAGGGCGTCTTCAACATCGATCCCACGCCGACCGTGCTGCAGTTCGGGGCGTGGCTGGCCTACATCGTCGTGGTGTTGGCGCTGTTCCTGAAGCCGATCCGGACCCCGGGGGCGGCCAGTGCTGCGACTTCGCCCGAGACTTCCTCCGAGCCGACCGTCGAGCCGGAGACCTCCACCGCATCCGAAAGGTCGACCAAGTGA
- a CDS encoding lytic transglycosylase domain-containing protein: MSPVRWLRAVAVIAATALLLASSCSWHLGTPIPEGVPPPAGDPVPAIDTYAKGRPADQLTEWAAKRAPALGMPVNALEAYAYAARVAQVENPNCQLAWTTLAGIGMVESHHGTYRGAMIARNGDVTPPIRGVQLDGTSGNLHIPDTDKGKLDGDPLMDRAMGPMQFIPETWGHFGVDANNDGVVSPDNFDDAALSAAGLLCWYGKDLSTPRGWMKALKAYNNSEQYARMVRDWATAYAAGHGL; encoded by the coding sequence GTGTCGCCAGTGCGTTGGCTGCGGGCTGTCGCCGTAATTGCTGCGACAGCGCTGCTGTTGGCATCCAGCTGTTCGTGGCATCTGGGGACCCCAATTCCGGAGGGTGTGCCGCCGCCGGCCGGGGATCCGGTGCCCGCGATCGACACCTATGCCAAGGGCAGACCCGCAGATCAGCTGACCGAGTGGGCCGCGAAGCGGGCTCCCGCGCTGGGCATGCCGGTCAACGCCCTCGAGGCCTACGCCTACGCCGCGCGCGTCGCCCAGGTGGAGAACCCGAACTGCCAGCTGGCGTGGACCACGTTGGCCGGCATCGGCATGGTCGAGAGCCATCACGGCACCTACCGCGGGGCGATGATCGCGCGCAACGGTGACGTCACCCCGCCGATCCGCGGCGTGCAGCTGGACGGCACCTCCGGCAACCTGCACATACCCGATACCGACAAGGGCAAGCTGGACGGGGATCCGCTGATGGACCGGGCCATGGGGCCGATGCAGTTCATCCCGGAGACGTGGGGGCATTTCGGGGTGGACGCCAACAACGACGGTGTGGTGAGTCCGGACAACTTCGACGACGCGGCGCTCTCGGCGGCCGGGCTGCTGTGCTGGTACGGCAAGGACCTGTCCACCCCGAGAGGCTGGATGAAGGCGCTCAAGGCCTACAACAACTCCGAGCAGTACGCCCGGATGGTCCGGGACTGGGCGACGGCATACGCGGCCGGCCACGGCTTGTGA